From the genome of Brassica oleracea var. oleracea cultivar TO1000 chromosome C4, BOL, whole genome shotgun sequence:
TTATCAATTAATTTAATAAAACTTCATATGCTCCCTAAATCAGTTGACAAACCACAATAAAATCGTTATTCTAGAGAAACGAAGACAACAAAAGTTCTAAACCTCTCTGACCATCATCATATGTTAGTTCATGATACAACTATGCATTAAATCAATATTGTCATATTTTTTTAATTTTTCTCAAAATCTATATGTAACCCCTTCAAAATATTCAGTTTTTTGGTAAATGGTTAATATACTGAAGCCTATAATCTTTAGTTTTGTTTTAAATTTCCAACCACATTCCACATTTGTATTAATGTATTATAAACTTTCTTACATAGTGCATGAGCATCGTTCTATTTTTTATCAATTAATTTAGTAAACTTCATATGGTCCCTAAATCTAAATCAAGGGACAAACCACGATAAAATTGATTTAGATTATTGTGAAAAATAGCTTTAAATGAATGATGCGATGAAGGTAATAGGTTTTTGATTTTGATAGGAAGTAGTTAAACGTTTTGATTCTTCGTATCTAAATCATATATCGATTAGGTTTACATGTTTGGTCGATTAAGTTAAATCTATACTATTAAAGCAGAATCCCTTCTAATATTCTACCCTTAATTTTTAGAGTTATTTACAGTGGAATGCCATTGCCATTGATTTAAAATAAATTTTTCAGCTATATTTTCAAAAGTAAATTAGATTTATACTTAAATTTCGCCTAATTACTATCTATACTTAATGTAATAACCACTCATTTAATGTTTTATCCGTTTCAGAAAAGGGTTGATATCTCTATTAGTTATAAACTTTGATCCGCCATTGCACCTCCTTAATCATGAGTCCTTGATAGCATATAATTTTTTTAAATATACAGCAGATCTTAACGTCCAAATTCTCATGTATACATCATTTTCTACTTGCTAAGCAGATTAAGTGGGTTTGACAAAAAAATGGAATATTAAGACTTTAGCAAATGTCTTATTTACAAGAATACGAATACAAATGTATACACTAACATTAACATTTTTAAATAGACACATACTGTATGCTGATAGGTTCGAGGTTAGTAAGAGCAAATATTTTGTTTTAAGCAGATTTCACAATACTATAACCACTATTATAATAAAAAGTACATAAATTAATAAATTTTATATATCAATTCGAAATAACATAATTTTTAAATAAATGAAATTATGATGTATACATATATATATATATATATATATATATATATATATATTCCTAACATTGTTATCCAGATCAAACTAAAAAAAGAATAATCAAAATAAAACCAAACCCAAATCATGAATAATTGAACGGTTCCTATATTTCTTGAACCAAAAAATCAAAAACCACATCCGAACATAAATCGAAAACCAAAAAAAAATGGAACCGGACCGAAAACTGAACATTCATGTCTAAACATATTGGTGAATAAATAAGCGGGTTAATAAATTGTCAACAAAAATTAGGATTATCCTAATTTCCCGACCGAATCACCCAATATTTTTAAATATTTAATTTTTTCGGATCTTTTTTCAAAAAATATCCAAAAATGTGATTTTTAATCAAATTATTTGAAATTATCTGAAAAGAATGAATCGAATTAGAACCGAATTGAACTCAAAATTTTATCGGGTTACTAACATTGTTATCCAGATCAAACTAAAAAAAAGAATAATCAAACGAAACCAAACCCAAATCATGAATAATCGAACGGTTCTAATATTTCTTGAACAAAAAAATCTAAAACCACAACCGAACAGAAATCGAAAACCAAAAAAAATTTGGAACTGAACCGAAAAATGAACGTTCATGTCTAAACATATTGGTGAACAAACAAACGGGTTAATAAATTGTCAAAAAACTAGGATTGTCCAATTTCCCGATTGAATCACCCAATATTTTTAAATTATAAATTATTTACTTTTTTCCTGTTTTTTTCTCAAAAAAATCAAAAAATGTGATTTTTAATCAAATTATTCAAAATTATCTGAAAAGAATGAATCGAAATTAGAACCGAATTGAACTCAAAATTTTATCGGGTTCCTAACATTGTTATTCATATCAAACTAAAAATAATAATAATCAAACCGAAACCAAACCCAAACTCATGAATAATTGAACGGTTCATATATTTCTTGAACCAAAAAATCAAAAATCATAATCGAACAGAAATCAAAAACCAGAAAAATCGAAAATGAACGTTCATGTCTAAACATATTGGTGAACAAACAAATGGGTTAATAAATTGTCAACAAAAAGTAGTAAGCGCGGGTCAAAATTTAGTTGGTTCTTATATTTAAAGGGTTAGATTTATACAACAACCTCTTTTAAACAATGTTGTGAACCAACACTTACTATATATGAAACATAGAAAATTAAGAAATACAATTTGTTATTTACCTTCACTAACCCAGAATATAATGGTATGTAGTTGCGGATGAATACCAAATGAAGTGATTTAAATAGCTTATAGCTAGTTAACGATCAAAATGGATGGTACATAGAACCCTTAGTTACTCTAACAACTCAAAACTATTAATAAAACTTTTGAAGCAAGGGAAGGTATTCAAACTTACAAGTATCAAAAACAAGGTACTCTTCTCCCCAACTTTGCCTCAAACAAAAAAAAAACATCTAATTAGCATCGTGAAACGTTATCCCCATTTTCACGGCAAAAAACCACAACCCCCAGCGATGCTTCCTTCTCAACCGCCCGAACTTTACCCGTTTCAACATCCTCATCAGCTTCATCGATTGTTGGCATGATCGAGAGACTATTATTGCCACTACAACACTTAACGGCTTCTAAAATGTTATCTTCACAGCGTGTTTCTTTGTCATCATCGTCTACGCGTTTGCCCCATAACACGGCGTAGATTCCCACCATTAAAACAACCAGTCCAATAACCCTGAAAGTTCAAATATATATTCCGGTTTACGTTAATTACAGAATGAACCGAAACTAAACCAAATATATATCATAATGAACCGGTTGTTGCTAACGTACCCTCCTAGGTAGATTCCTTGGCCGAGAACGAAGAAGCTCATTATGGAGACAATGACGACAACAAGAGGGTTAAAAGCAGTGACGAAGACAGGTCCCTTTCTCTGCATCATAAGTCCTTGAACGTAGTAAGCTACGCTCGACGACATTATTCCCTGTAATCGTACCAATCACAATATACATAAGTGTCAATTTCATTTCTAATATGTGAACTGATATGTTATGTACAACCGTGGTGAAGTTTAAAGAAAAAGAACGGACCGCATAGGCAGAAGCTAGAAGGTTCATGTCAAAACTGATGTTCAAAGCAGAAGGATTGTGTTCCATTACGAAGGCCAGGGCTAAGGATTGTAACGTTCCCATGAAACACACCATGGTTGATAACGAGAGATGGGCTGCGTATTTCTTCAAAGTCCATGCCTAACAAAAATAAGATAAAAACATATAACGTTCTCGTTAGTTAGATCCATATATCTTTCTATATCCTATCACAAATTGTATAAATCAAAAATCATGAGTGTTTTCTTTTTAAATCATGAGAAATTTATTCTTTGAATATTGTAATCCAGTCATAATTTTAACATATAGTAAACCTTAGACACAATCTAAGAGTCTAAACCAAAATCCCACGAAACTATAACACTAGCTACTTTCTTAGATTGGATCAATAAATTATACCTGGAGAATGAAGAAGGTAGCCCATGAGAGGGAAGCGAGAAGGAGGAAGACGGCGGCTTTAAAATAATCACCGGCCAGCGGCGAAGATGCGGTGGCGGTGGTGGTGAGGTGAGATCGGAAGAAATTGATGAAAGGACCTTTGTATAATATCATCAATATGGATCCAACCACTGTCACTAAAGTCCCCACCACTTTTACTTGGCATCTTACTTTTTTCATCTCCACTTTCTCCATCCTATATTTTATATTCATATTTTTATATAAAACGCATCAGTATTTCATAATTTTTGATCTCGTGACATATTGATTGTACTATACATCTACGTATGAATTGGTGCATATCCACGTATGAAAATACTATTGAAATATTGCTTTTATGTATGTACCTGAATAGAGTGGCGAGGATAAAGGTTATTGCGGGCACGATGTTGCTGACGGCGGAGGAAAACGTCGGAGATGTGAGTTTCAGACCGATGTAATATAGATTCTGATCAATCACAGGCCTGTTTGTATAAAACCTTATTTGTTACTCTTATACATGTAACAGTTTTCATATATTCAACAAGCAAAAAAAAAACGTTTTAGAGATTGTTTAAGAAGACTAACCCGAGAAGAGCAAGAACAAATATGTGCATGAATATCGAAAACGTCATCTTTGACCTCACTTTCCTACAAAATCCCCAAACGAATAAATATTACAAACGCACAAAAGTAATGATATCTTAGAAACGATATGGACTTCTTTTTCTTTTCTTTTTTACCTTTCAGAGAGAAATGCGAAAGGTGCGATCGCGGCTGTGGCAAAAGCGTTGCGGTATGCAACAAGAACGTAATGGCTCATACCGCGGTCAAGGACGGTTTTAGTGAGCAGGTTCATACCGGCGTATCCAAACTGAAGACAGACCATTGCAAAGTAAGGTTTAGCTGATTCTGACATCCTTAGTCCCATCTCGATTTGCTTTGTTAGGTTTCAAGACAAGAAAATGAAACAAAACTTTGGGGTTATTTTATGATCCTTGAGGTTAAAGTTATCAAAAGTTAGTGTTTGTGTATAAGAGAAATGAGCTAGGAATAGAGAGGAGACAAAACACTTATCGAATGTGCTTTTCCTGGGAACCAAGTGGTGAGAGGTTCTTTGTATTTATATCATAATATTCGGAATTGTGATCAGTGTTCTCTGCTTTCTTCCTTTTGTTTAGTTTTTCTATATTTGTTATTAAATTTTATTTTAATGACGTTGGTGTTAATTATTCCGGTTTGATTCGGTTTAACAATTGGGTATCATGTTATCTCTAAAGTAAGTGGATAGAACATTCTACATATAAATATTCGGTTTATACGACTTCGTGAAACCAATCATATTAGGTAAATAAAACTTGTGGCTATTAAAACTTGAGATCAGTAGTGTGATTGATGTGGAAGAAAATAGTTGTTTAGTTTAATATGGTAGATACAACATTATGCTTCTAGATATTTTTTCGTGTTATGTTTTTTTATTGCAATTAGAGCGGCATAAACGATAATATTCAAGATGATCCTATTGTTGGTAGAACATGCGAAAGCAAAAGAAAAACATATGCAATCACGCCCATTGGGTCTATACAAATATATAAATGACAATCAGCCAATCACAATTTGAAGCATGTTAAATCTAAAATGTGTATATATGTGTGTATGTCGACGTCTAGTTTTTTTTTTTTTTTTTTTTTAAAATATTTTCTATTAAATAGAGTGTATGTCGACGTCTAGTTCATACATATGACACTAAAATGTAATTATATCTAGTAATAAATCTAGTTATTCATGCTATTGGCCTAACTCTTGATTCATGTACGGATGGTTAACCAACTGGGAACAGTCGTTAAGGTCGTGGTTGTCAAAGTTGTGGTGAACTAATTAAAAGCTTATAGAATAATTCTACCGGAATTTTACTGCCAAAATAATCTAGGGTTAGGTTATAATTTATATAAAATATGACAAACTCGTCAATATCAAGTAAAACCAATGGCAAGGCAAACCCTTTTGCAAAGAAAGGTTAAAACAAACTTTTTTATATATAGAATATTTACCAATAAATTGTGGAGTGTTACTGAGATGTAACACGCCTAAACTGTGGAGTGTTTGTTATAAATCATTTCGTCACGTCGGGAGGAGTCAAGAAATATATCAATCTTAAGAACCTATACAGATTGGTTCTGACTCATTATCTTTCCAAAGCTATCTACATTTTTCTTGCTTCACTTTGTTTTTCTTTGTAGTAGTATAACATTTTTTTGGTTAACGTAAAGTAGGAATTTGAAAATCGACCAACCAAAACACTACATTAAGATAGATTCGTTGTAATATGGGTTATATACATGGAGTGTGACGCATGGGGGGACACGTCTATCCTAATTCCTAGACTCGTGGTCACAAATGATCGATCTTGAGAGGTTAAATCAGTGAAGAAACACAAGTTGACAAAGTGAATTCCACGTGGTAGCAACAATCAATTGGGTTCAATCTTACGTACGTTTGGGACCCATATCTCAAATATATACCATTTTATCTGAAAGTGCGTTCTTCTGTTGAGAAAAAATATAGTGGACAAAATATTTTTTTTTGGTAAACTACTGGACAAAATATTTGTTGGATGTCTTGTCTGTTATCGATTTCAATCTTTTTTTTTTTTTCATCTGAGATTTTATTGATTAAAGGGCCAAGCCCAGAATATTACAAAGCTCAATTCTTACACTTTAGGCCCACATCCATACAGCCCTAGAGCCTACACACGACGCGGCTCAACCACTTCGCACCGCGGCCTCACCTCCGCTTCAAGACACCGCCAGTGAGACGATACACCGGGACACAGAAGCACTCACTAGCTTCACAAACTCATCATCGCAAACTCTTTCCACCCAAGTATGCTATATTTCGGAGAGAATCGATCGGTAAACCGAGATCTCATCCGCCTCCATGCATCACTAAACCTGGGAAGAAAGCTTCGCCGCGACATCAACCTTAATCACCGGAGAACTTCAATCGTCCCCAGACGAGAGCTTCTCCACCAACTCCAACCCAAACCCATATAATCCAAGACAAACCCAAAATACAAACAAACTCCAAAACAGAACTAGAGGAACCAGAGCCGGCGACGCAAGGCACAGAACGCCTTCACCCCCCGGAGACTAGAGCTGGCGATAGCAGAGCTTAAGAAGCCTCCGCCTCCCGGAAACAAGACCGGCGGCGATGGAGCTGTATAAGCCTCCACCTCCCGGAACAAAACCTAAACTAAACACCGACTTCACCACGCCAAAGCTCCCCACGATCGCGTCGTTACTCCAACCGAAACACCACCAAAGATGTCGGTTAACTCCTCGAGTTGTCACCGATGGATGGGACTGGACCAGAGCTCCGACAAGGCGGTCGTGAAGAAGAAGCGAAGGAGAAGCAGGATGGTTATCTCTCACGGAAGAACAAAGGGTTCCGGCGACGGCACGCTCGCTCACGCGCCGGCCGTACGCCGGACCCAAAACAGATCTACTTTCTCTTGCTCTAGTTCTTATCGATTTCAATCTCTTCTAACAGAAAATTTAAAAGGCAGATATTTTTGATCTACATGACCAAATAAATACTAAAAACTTATACATGATAAACGTGAACTAGAGCATATATCATAGGTATAGAGCATATATCATAGGTATAGTAGTTTATCTTTTTCTGACTGAGTTTTTAGAGGTAGTTTATCTTGAATAGTGATTTTGTTTCTGAAATACATAAACATTATGCTTTTTCTATTTAGAAAGTCACTAGAAAAAAGAAAGTTTACTATCTATATATATAAAAATATGTTTGCTTCCTTCCTGTGATACCACGTCACTAAGTACTGCAAGGAGAGCGTGACACCGGTCCCTCTAATAAAGTGATGTGTTTCATTTATTCCCGAGTGATGATGGGCTTTGATCGTTGTCTGTCATCGTGTTGGCTAGAGTTTGATGGTTTTTGCGGCCCGAGTAGATGAAATCGTCTCTAACCCTAATTAGTGACTACGCGAAGAAATGGCGATGGAGTTCGTCGGACGTCCGAGTTCGCCTCTCCTCTTCGTTCTTCAATATCAAAACTCAAATCTGTTTCTCCTACCTGTCATACTCATTGATGAGTTTCTCCGTTAAAGTCTCATGGGCTCCTCGATCTCGAGTGCTGCTTCTCACGCCGTCTAGGACCGTCTTGATGCTACTGCGTCTCTGTCTCCGCCACTGCGCCTCCAACTACTCCGCCTGTGTCTCCTCTTTTGTTAGCGCCTCATACTGATTATAGATGTTTTGGGAATCCCGTAATACGAGAAAGGCGGTGATATCATGGGCGTCGACATGCTCCTCCTCGATCATAAGGTATTTTCGGCGACCAATAGCCCCTTCTGAGTACTTTATATGGTTGATTACATATTCTGGCATCCCAGCTCCTTTTTGTCTGAGTTGAAGCAGTAGACCGACAAGATTTAATTAGGTCTCTCCCATTGACAGTAGCTGAAATCAATCCAGACTCTATCTTGATCCTTTAAGCTGATACAATCATGTAAGTTTGTTTAAGCTTTGATATTGTGTACTTATGTTTCAATCATGTAAATTGATTATGTCCTTAAGATGAAATTCATAGCTACTTTCAGAAGCTCGGGGTCATTACAAAAGTTGACCATAAAATGCATAAGATGGGTCATTCAGTGGAATTGCTTTATCATTTTCTAAGTGAGTTTAGCATGGAACATTGTTATTTCTTTTGAGTTATGTTTATTTGTATTCAAGAACACGGGTCTCTCAGATTGAGATAAAAGTTTGGATCTTCTCGCCAAGCGTTTGGGGAAGAAGAGGATCATCGCTGAGACAGGAGCTGGTCAACACGGTGTTGCTATAGCCACTGTGTGTGCCAGTGTGGTCTAGAGTGTATTATCTCTATGGGTGCTCAAGACGTGGACAGGCAAGCACTCAATGTCTTCAGAATACGACTTCTTGGTGCCAAGGTGAGAGGAGTTCACTCTGAAACAGCCACATTGAAGAACGCGATATCTGAAGCGATAAGAGATTGGGTGACGAACGTTGAGACTACACATTACATATTGGGATCTGTGGCGGGTCCTCATCCTTACCCTATGATGGTCAGAGACTTTCACGCGGTGATCGGTAAAGAAACGAGGAGACAAGCGTTGGAGAAATGGGGCGGGAAGCCGGATATCTTGGTGGCTTGTGTCGATGGTGGCTCAAACACGATGAGACTGTTCCATGAGTTTGTGGATGACGCAGAGGTCAGGATGATCGGTGTGGAAGTTGCAGGGTTCGGATTGGACAGTGGCAAACACGCTGCCCCGTTGACAAAGGGAGATGTTGGTGTTCTACATGGAGCTATGAGTTACTTGCTGCAAGATGATGATGGTCATATCATTGAACCTCAGTGCAGGGTAAGAGCCAATCAGAACATGCCTAATCATAAGNNNNNNNNNNNNNNNNNNNNNNNNNNNNNNNNNNNNNNNNNNNNNNNNNNNNNNNNNNNNNNNNNNNNNNNNNNNNNNNNNNNNNNNNNNNNNNNNNNNNNNNNNNNNNNNNNNNNNNNNNNNNNNNNNNNNNNNNNNNNNNNNNNNNNNNNNNNNNNNNNNNNNNNNNNNNNNNNNNNNNNNNNNNNNNNNNNNNNNNNNNNNNNNNNNNNNNNNNNNNNNNNNNNNNNNNNNNNNNNNNNNNNNNNNNNNNNNNNNNTGTAGTCTCTGTCTTTTTCATTAAAGTAAAAACGTGTTCGTTAACGCAAAGGTTTGTAGCATTCAGTAGAGTCTCAAGGTTAGAGGGAATCATTTCAGCACTGGAGACATCACACGCTCTAGAACACCTTGAGAAGTTATGTCCAACGTTACCAGATGGAGCAAGAGTCGTCTTGAACTTTA
Proteins encoded in this window:
- the LOC106339432 gene encoding WAT1-related protein At2g40900-like; the encoded protein is MGLRMSESAKPYFAMVCLQFGYAGMNLLTKTVLDRGMSHYVLVAYRNAFATAAIAPFAFLSERKVRSKMTFSIFMHIFVLALLGPVIDQNLYYIGLKLTSPTFSSAVSNIVPAITFILATLFRMEKVEMKKVRCQVKVVGTLVTVVGSILMILYKGPFINFFRSHLTTTATASSPLAGDYFKAAVFLLLASLSWATFFILQAWTLKKYAAHLSLSTMVCFMGTLQSLALAFVMEHNPSALNISFDMNLLASAYAGIMSSSVAYYVQGLMMQRKGPVFVTAFNPLVVVIVSIMSFFVLGQGIYLGGVIGLVVLMVGIYAVLWGKRVDDDDKETRCEDNILEAVKCCSGNNSLSIMPTIDEADEDVETGKVRAVEKEASLGVVVFCRENGDNVSRC